The DNA window CGTCAACCAGATCGGTCTGCGCGTTCAGGACGTCCAGCGTGGTGCGCTGTCCGACGCGATGCTCTTCGATGACACCGTCAAGAGCGAGCCTTGCGGCATCGACCTGCGAGCGGGCCGCAGTGATCTGCGCTTCAGCGGCTTCCAGCGTTCCCCAAGCGGCGATGAGCTGCGCCTGCACCTGATCGCGGGTCGAATCGACCTGCAGCTGGGCCTGACCGTACTGCTCCTTGGCCTGGCGGACGCGCGCATAGACCGCGCCGCCCTGATAGAGCGGAATGTTGATGTCGCCGGTCACGGAGAAGGCCGTCCCGGTGTTCGTGCTCGTCTGGCCGCTGGCCCAGGTCCGCCCAACGGACGTGCTCAGGGACACCGTCGGAAGCAGCTCGCCTTCGATGATCTTGACATTCAGCGCGGCAACATCCGAATTGAAGACCGCGGCGCTGATCGCCGGATGGTTCTGACGCGCCTGACTGAGAGCGGAGTCGTAGGACTTCGGCAGCAGCTGGAGCACCGCACGCGCGCTCGACAGACCCTTCGGATCGTGGCCGACCACCTGGCGATAGGTGCCCTCGTCCGCCTTGACCGTGGCTTCGGCAAGGCTGAGAGCCGAAGACGCCGAAGCAAACGCGGCCTTGGCCTGGGCGACGTCGGTCCGCGTGCCTTCACCGACCGAGAAACGATCGTTGGCCGCGCGAACCTGCTCGCTGAGGAAGGTCATGTTGCTCTTGCGCAGATCGACGATGGCCCGGTCCTG is part of the Hartmannibacter diazotrophicus genome and encodes:
- a CDS encoding TolC family outer membrane protein, which produces MRQITARFDVQLRRFISGTSAAAILVLGLGSGLAHAETLTEALAAAYANNPTLNAARAGTRATDEGVPAAIAGYRPTVSAGATATFQSSRTLESRIGQIALTLTQPIFRGFRTENSVKSAEAAVKASRAALRNTEQTVLLDAVTAYMNLVQDRAIVDLRKSNMTFLSEQVRAANDRFSVGEGTRTDVAQAKAAFASASSALSLAEATVKADEGTYRQVVGHDPKGLSSARAVLQLLPKSYDSALSQARQNHPAISAAVFNSDVAALNVKIIEGELLPTVSLSTSVGRTWASGQTSTNTGTAFSVTGDINIPLYQGGAVYARVRQAKEQYGQAQLQVDSTRDQVQAQLIAAWGTLEAAEAQITAARSQVDAARLALDGVIEEHRVGQRTTLDVLNAQTDLVDAQVSRVQAERDAVVASYAVLSSIGKLSSEDLSLKVTSYKPEVHYTKVRDKWGGLRTPDGR